The following coding sequences lie in one Lolium perenne isolate Kyuss_39 chromosome 2, Kyuss_2.0, whole genome shotgun sequence genomic window:
- the LOC127333331 gene encoding calcium-dependent protein kinase 19, producing the protein MGQCCSSATTPDSNQGGGANGYGYSSQAKQAQTPPSYNNNNNAQPPPQGEVRYTPPAMNAPVVPPVVAPLKPMPDTILGKQFEDVRSVYTLGKELGRGQFGVTYLCTEITTGRQYACKSISKRKLVSKADKEDIRREIQIMQHLSGQPNIVEFCGAYEDKGSVHVVMELCAGGELFDRIIAKGHYSERAAATICRGVVNVVNVCHFMGVMHRDLKPENFLLATKDENAVLKATDFGLSVFIEEGKMYRDIVGSAYYVAPEVLRRNYGKEIDVWSAGVILYILLSGVPPFWAETEKGIFDAILQGEIDFESQPWPSISESAKDLVRKMLAQDPKKRITSAQVLQHPWLREGEASDKPIDSAVLSRMKQFRAMNKLKKMALKVIASNLNEEEIKGLKQMFSNMDTDNSGTITYEELKAGLAKLGSKLSEAEVKQLMEAADVDGNGSIDYVEFITATMHRHKLERDEHLFKAFQYFDKDNSGFITRDELETALIEHEMGDADTIKDIISEVDTDNDGRINYEEFCAMMRGGLQQQPVRLK; encoded by the exons ATGGGGCAGTGTTGCAGCAGTGCTACTACCCCGGATTCAAACCAAGGAGGAGGAGCCAATGGCTATGGCTATTCTTCACAGGCAAAACAAGCGCAAACACCTCCtagttacaacaacaacaacaatgctCAGCCACCACCACAGGGTGAGGTGAGGTACACACCGCCGGCGATGAACGCTCCGGTAGTCCCACCAGTTGTTGCCCCCTTGAAGCCCATGCCCGACACGATTCTCGGCAAGCAGTTCGAGGATGTGCGCTCTGTCTACACCCTTGGCAAGGAACTCGGAAGGGGGCAGTTCGGGGTGACGTACCTCTGCACCGAGATCACCACTGGCAGGCAATACGCTTGCAAGTCCATCTCCAAGCGCAAGCTCGTGAGTAAGGCTGACAAGGAGGATATTCGCAGGGAGATCCAGATCATGCAGCACCTTTCTggacagccaaacatagtagagtTCTGCGGAGCGTATGAGGACAAGGGCAGCGTGCATGTCGTGATGGAGCTCTGCGCAGGTGGAGAGCTGTTTGATCGGATCATTGCTAAGGGGCACTACTCAGAGCGGGCAGCTGCTACAATCTGCAGAGGAGTTGTGAATGTCGTCAATGTTTGCCATTTCATGGGAGTGATGCACCGTGATCTGAAGCCAGAGAACTTTTTGCTTGCAACCAAGGATGAGAATGCAGTGCTCAAGGCCACTGATTTTGGGCTCTCAGTCTTCATTGAAGAAG GAAAAATGTATAGGGACATCGTCGGAAGTGCTTATTATGTTGCTCCTGAAGTCCTTAGGCGAAATTATGGTAAAGAGATAGATGTTTGGAGTGCAGGTGTTATTCTATACATTCTTCTCAGTGGTGTTCCTCCATTCTGGGCTG AAACCGAGAAGGGAATATTTGATGCTATTCTTCAAGGGGAGATTGACTTTGAAAGTCAGCCATGGCCATCAATTTCTGAGAGTGCTAAAGACCTTGTGAGGAAGATGTTGGCACAAGACCCAAAGAAAAGAATTACTTCAGCCCAAGTTCTCC AACATCCATGGCTCAGAGAAGGAGAAGCATCAGATAAGCCTATTGACAGTGCCGTGCTTTCTAGGATGAAGCAATTCAGAGCAATGAATAAACTGAAAAAGATGGCTTTGAAG GTTATAGCTTCAAACCTTAACGAGGAAGAGATCAAGGGCCTGAAGCAAATGTTCAGTAACATGGACACAGATAACAGTGGGACAATAACATATGAAGAACTCAAAGCAGGATTAGCCAAGCTTGGATCGAAGCTGTCAGAAGCTGAAGTAAAACAGTTGATGGAAGCA GCTGACGTGGATGGCAATGGATCGATTGACTACGTTGAGTTCATAACAGCTACTATGCACAGACACAAGCTCGAAAGAGATGAGCATCTGTTCAAGGCATTCCAGTACTTTGATAAAGACAACAGTGG CTTCATCACAAGGGATGAGCTGGAGACTGCTTTGATCGAGCATGAAATGGGTGACGCGGACACCATAAAGGACATCATATCAGAAGTCGATACGGATAAT GACGGGAGGATCAACTATGAGGAGTTCTGCGCTATGATGAGAGGAGGGCTGCAGCAGCAGCCAGTAAGGCTCAAGTAG
- the LOC127333330 gene encoding tRNA wybutosine-synthesizing protein 2/3/4, translated as MDFARRKAAALAALSSPAPDKSPKGGVDAPIAQLLDALNSHADLFTTSSCSGRISVLAQPTPKPHTSDPKPKKKARGGGWVYISHDPADPDAVVELLFSGAGGGEKGAGDELVFRFEPMIVAVECRDVSAAASLVAAAIHAGFRESGITSLQKRAMVAIRSSIRMEVPLGLTDELVVSPEYIRYLVGIANCKMEANKKRMDGFLDLLQSKGLPGIPRLQDDHTNEDDRCLGPEVKLPLSQSVQTRDDLLTEKRSDVYNCDVGDKGDCEFGENSIEGSYFENRDPVRNNGAKHGFGNAERLMHEEKLSASNSHLFVTELKTSGEPIEKLFLWGQSACALTVGGEQCVLTFGGFGGPGRHSRRNYSLLLDPKSGLLTEIIVKDTPSPRMGHTITAVGNHIYAIGGRAGPSEILDDVWVLQSTENRWSRVECSGNIFQPRHRHAAVAAALKIYVFGGLSNESIYSCMNILDTESMQWDVIPAANEWPCARHSHSLVSYGSKLFMFGGHDGQRALDDFYSFDVTTLRWNKEITSGRTPSPRFSHCMFIHKHYLGILGGCPIRENNQEVALLNLKHSVWFHVSIPSLGQCLCVRSSPVVTDDDLVVIGGGASCYAFGTKFSQPVKIDLHLVESIFNLAYKKDDMVTQSCDALSTLDIQERDQNGTFVGHNTKPKVDTATNDFADSDFLVFQLEKKYAKLGKDILKKFGWLDLARKVRVSHDNVNVLFPVSRIFHALITDQYSKTLDDNSCISEWLLGCPEKKLVGANITLHKALEILSSCHGSFLKDELALSRKASKSPQTIMRELVSLLLERKGMPSRLLEQLPTRWETLGDITVLPKTCFKDPLWESIGEELWHLIAKSLGAQRLARQGKIMPNGTRDSTLELLVGDSGWVTHYENGISYSLDATKCMFSSGNRSEKLRMGQLDCRDEVVVDLFSGIGYFVLPFLVKAHAKLVYACEWNPHALEALNRNVMDNHVADRCVILEGDNRLTAPKGVADRVCLGLIPSSECSWATAVRALRVDGGILHIHGNVNDTDEARWLDNVVESISSIATTHGLSWKVSLDHVERVKWYGPHIRHVVVDVRCRPN; from the exons ATGGACTTCGCTCGCCGGAAAGCGGCGGCGCTGGCCGCGCTCTCCTCGCCGGCGCCAGACAAGTCCCCAAAGGGCGGAGTAGACGCCCCCATCGCCCAGCTTCTCGACGCTCTCAACTCCCACGCGGACCtcttcaccacctcctcctgctccggcCGCATCTCAGTCCTCGCGCAGCCCACGCCCAAGCCCCACACGAGCGACCCCAAGCCTAAGAAGAAGGCCCGGGGCGGCGGGTGGGTGTACATCTCGCACGACCCCGCAGACCCGGACGCCGTTGTGGAGCTCCTGTTCAGTGGGGCTGGAGGCGGGGAGAAGGGTGCAGGGGATGAGCTGGTGTTCAGGTTCGAGCCGATGATCGTGGCGGTGGAGTGCAGGGATGTTTCGGCGGCAGCGTCGCTCGTCGCCGCTGCAATCCATGCGGGGTTCCGGGAGTCAG GTATCACAAGCTTGCAAAAACGTGCGATGGTAGCAATAAGGTCTTCAATTCGCATGGAGGTGCCTCTTGGGCTGACTGATGAGCTTGTAGTTTCTCCGGAGTACATCAGATACCTTGTTGGTATCGCCAACTGTAAAATGGAGGCAAATAAGAAGCGAATGGATGGATTTCTCGATCTTTTGCAGTCTAAG GGTCTGCCAGGTATACCCAGGTTGCAAGACGATCATACTAATGAAGACGATCGTTGCTTGGGCCCGGAAGTTAAGTTGCCACTCAGTCAGAGTGTACAGACACGTGATGATCTGTTAACAGAAAAGAGAAGCGACGTCTATAATTGTGACGTTGGTGACAAAGGTGATTGTGAATTTGGTGAGAATTCAATAGAAGGATCATATTTTGAAAATCGAGACCCTGTACGCAACAACGGTGCCAAGCATGGTTTTGGTAATGCTGAACG ATTAATGCATGAGGAAAAACTGTCAGCATCAAATAGCCATCTTTTTGTTACCGAGTTGAAGACTAGTGGTGAACCGATTGAGAAACTCTTCTTATGGGGCCAATCTGCTTGTGCCTTAACTGTTGGTGGAGAGCAGTGCGTCCTAACTTTTGGTGGTTTTGGAGGACCAGGAAGGCATTCAAGAAGAAATTACTCCCTTTTGCTTGATCCAAAGTCTGGTTTGTTGACGGAAATAATCGTTAAAGATACACCTTCACCACGGATGGGTCATACAATTACTGCAGTAGGCAATCATATTTATGCTATTGGAGGTAGGGCTGGTCCTTCAGAAATTCTTGACGATGTTTGGGTTTTGCAAAGCACCGAGAATAGATGGTCAAGAGTAGAGTGCAGTGGAAATATTTTCCAGCCAAG GCACCgacatgctgctgttgctgcagcCTTGAAAATATATGTTTTTGGTGGACTCAGTAATGAAAGCATATATTCTTGTATGAATATATTGGACACAGAAAGCATGCAGTGGGATGTGATTCCTGCTGCTAATGAATGGCCATGTGCTCGCCATTCACATTCTCTGGTGTCCTATGGGTCAAAACTGTTCATGTTTGGTGGTCATGATGGTCAGCGGGCACTGGATGACTTCTATAGTTTTGATGTAACAACACTCAGGTGGAACAAAGAAATCACCAGCGGAAGAACTCCATCTCCCAGATTTTCACATTGCATGTTCATCCATAAACACTACCTCGGGATACTTGGCGGTTGCCCTATTAGAGAAAACAATCAGGAAGTTGCATTGCTGAACTTAAAGCATAGTGTCTGGTTCCATGTCTCCATTCCATCTCTCGGTCAATGCCTCTGTGTCCGTAGCTCACCTGTTGTCActgatgatgatcttgttgtTATTGGCGGCGGTGCATCTTGCTATGCATTTGGAACAAAGTTTAGTCAACCAGTAAAAATTGATCTTCATTTGGTGGAATCGATATTTAAccttgcttacaagaaagatgacaTGGTTACACAAAGTTGTGATGCGTTATCTACCCTGGATATACAAGAACGTGACCAAAATGGCACCTTTGTTGGTCATAATACAAAGCCAAAAGTTGATACCGCCACTAATGATTTTGCTGATTCAGATTTTCTGGTTTTCCAATTGGAGAAGAAGTATGCGAAATTGGGGAAGGACATTCTAAAAAAGTTTGGATGGTTGGACCTTGCTAGAAAAGTTCGAGTCAGCCACGATAATGTCAATGTTCTTTTTCCAGTTAGTAGAATCTTTCATGCCCTAATCACTGATCAGTATTCCAAGACGCTTGATGATAACTCATGCATCTCTGAATGGCTATTGGGGTGTCCGGAAAAGAAGCTTGTAGGCGCTAACATTACTCTTCATAAAGCATTGGAAATATTGTCATCTTGCCATGGTTCCTTTTTGAAAGATGAACTAGCTCTCAGCCGAAAAGCTTCTAAATCTCCTCAAACCATCATGAGAGAACTTGTATCACTTCTGCTGGAAAGAAAAGGAATGCCCTCTCGGTTGCTAGAGCAGCTGCCAACTAG gtGGGAAACCCTAGGTGATATCACTGTGCTTCCAAAGACTTGTTTTAAGGACCCGCTGTGGGAATCAATTGGAGAAGAACTTTGGCACCTAATTGCCAAGTCACTTGGGGCACAACGTCTTGCTCGCCAA GGAAAAATCATGCCAAATGGCACAAGAGATAGCACATTAGAACTTCTTGTCGGTGACAGTGGGTGGGTGACCCATTATGAAAATGGCATCTCTTATTCACTTGATGCAACAAAATGCATGTTTTCTTCTGGTAATCGCTCTGAGAAGCTTCGCATGGGACAGCTTGATTGTAGAGATGAAGTGGTTGTGGACTTGTTTTCTGGAATCGGATACTTTGTGCTCCCATTTCTTGTGAA GGCTCATGCCAAGTTAGTTTATGCATGCGAATGGAATCCACATGCCCTGGAGGCTCTTAACCGGaacgtgatggacaaccatgtagCAGACCGCTGTGTTATACTTGAAGGAGACAACCGTCTGACAGCACCAAAA GGAGTTGCTGATCGTGTTTGTCTCGGGCTGATACCCTCCAGTGAATGTAGCTGGGCTACTGCTGTTAGGGCTTTAAG GGTTGATGGAGGCATACTGCATATACATGGGAATGTCAATGACACGGACGAGGCACGCTGGTTGGACAATGTTGTTGAATCCATCAGTAGTATCGCCACAACTCATG GACTATCTTGGAAAGTCTCTCTCGACCACGTTGAACGCGTCAAATGGTATGGGCCACACATTCGACATGTCGTAGTCGATGTCAGATGCCGGCCAAACTGA